The following proteins come from a genomic window of Acetivibrio cellulolyticus CD2:
- a CDS encoding CotS family spore coat protein, translated as MGDLDKEISQEYDLTVKNIIPFKDFFIIESSTGKKVVRKLNFSPERIWFIHGAKEHLYRNNFCNLDRFICTKEGLPYINIDGTNYAITEGVQGRECDLEKREDVIKASMALAEMHSASRGYIPPAQSMVKDELGNLPAHFIKRLDEIKRVKKTAQREKGSLDYLILQYIDYFYNLGEDAVNLIGKSKYNELVQKTREEKLFCHHDYTHSNIIIDNNETSIVNFSLCSFELKVYDIANLLRRKMRKCYWDIKEAKVIIDAYTSVEPISDDEFFVMKIMLQFPQKFWRVVNKYYNSRRSWRDKTFERKFDEVIEEIEYHKNFLDRYDFLH; from the coding sequence ATGGGTGATTTGGATAAAGAGATATCGCAGGAGTATGATTTGACAGTAAAAAATATTATTCCTTTTAAGGATTTTTTTATTATTGAAAGTTCAACCGGTAAGAAGGTAGTAAGGAAGCTTAATTTCTCTCCGGAGCGAATTTGGTTTATTCATGGTGCTAAAGAGCATTTATACAGGAATAATTTCTGCAATCTGGATAGATTTATATGCACTAAAGAGGGCCTTCCATATATAAATATTGATGGAACTAATTATGCTATAACAGAAGGTGTTCAAGGCAGGGAGTGTGATCTTGAAAAAAGAGAAGATGTAATAAAAGCTTCTATGGCCCTTGCAGAGATGCATAGTGCGTCTAGAGGATATATACCCCCTGCACAGAGCATGGTAAAGGATGAATTGGGTAATCTTCCTGCGCATTTTATAAAAAGGCTTGATGAGATCAAGAGAGTAAAAAAAACAGCCCAGAGAGAAAAGGGTAGTCTTGATTATTTGATATTGCAGTATATAGATTACTTTTATAATTTAGGAGAGGACGCAGTTAACTTAATAGGCAAATCCAAGTATAACGAATTAGTTCAGAAAACCAGGGAGGAAAAGTTGTTCTGTCACCATGACTATACGCACAGCAACATAATTATTGATAATAACGAGACATCTATTGTAAATTTTAGCCTATGCAGCTTTGAATTGAAAGTGTATGATATAGCAAATCTATTGCGGCGTAAAATGAGAAAGTGTTACTGGGATATTAAAGAAGCAAAGGTTATTATAGATGCATATACGTCGGTTGAGCCAATATCTGACGATGAATTTTTTGTTATGAAGATAATGCTTCAATTTCCTCAAAAATTCTGGAGAGTGGTAAATAAGTATTACAACAGCAGGCGAAGCTGGAGGGACAAAACTTTCGAGAGAAAGTTTGATGAGGTTATTGAAGAAATAGAATACCATAAAAATTTTCTAGATAGATATGACTTTTTACATTGA
- a CDS encoding ABC-F family ATP-binding cassette domain-containing protein, translating into MSILNVENVSHGFGARKILENASFRLLKGEHVGLVGANGEGKSTFLNIITGKLMPDEGKVEWCSRITTGYLDQHTVLTKGKSIREVLREAFQHMFDLEQEMLQIYEKMSDAAESEIDSMMEDVGEIQNTLEHNGFYIIDAKIEEVANGLGLGEIGLDRDVSELSGGQRAKVLLTKLLLQNPMILILDEPTNFLDVEHIMWLKNYLKNYENSFILVSHDIPFLNEVVNVIYHVENAVLTRYTGNYDQFQQMYQLKKNQIQQAYEKQQKEIERLEDFIARNKARVATTNMAKSRQKKLDKMDIIEKAREKIKPSFKFREARTPGKYVFTAENLIIGYEEPLTKPLTLSLERGKKVAIKGVNGLGKSTLLKTILGIQKPVSGEVKLDQFVCPGYFEQESDRYNSNTALEEVWNEYPGMGNGEVRAALAKCGLTTEHITSQMMVLSGGENAKVRLCKLMLKDVNWLVLDEPTNHLDVDAKDELKRALKEFKGTIILVSHEPEFYEDWVTEVWNVENWTTKVV; encoded by the coding sequence ATGAGTATTTTAAATGTTGAAAATGTAAGCCATGGATTTGGCGCAAGAAAAATATTGGAGAACGCTTCATTTCGACTATTAAAGGGTGAACATGTTGGATTGGTTGGGGCGAATGGAGAGGGAAAATCTACTTTCTTAAATATAATAACAGGAAAGTTAATGCCAGATGAGGGAAAAGTGGAGTGGTGTAGCAGGATAACTACGGGTTACCTTGATCAGCATACTGTTTTGACAAAAGGGAAGAGTATCAGGGAAGTTTTAAGGGAAGCGTTTCAGCATATGTTTGATTTGGAACAGGAAATGCTTCAGATATATGAGAAAATGTCTGATGCCGCGGAAAGTGAAATAGACTCAATGATGGAGGATGTTGGGGAAATACAGAACACCCTTGAGCATAATGGTTTTTATATAATCGATGCTAAAATAGAGGAAGTGGCTAATGGATTAGGTTTGGGTGAAATTGGACTTGATAGGGATGTAAGTGAACTGAGTGGTGGACAGAGGGCTAAGGTGCTTTTAACAAAACTTCTTCTTCAAAACCCTATGATTTTAATACTGGATGAGCCTACCAACTTTCTTGATGTTGAACATATCATGTGGCTTAAAAATTACCTCAAGAACTATGAAAATAGCTTTATACTTGTATCCCATGATATTCCTTTCTTAAATGAGGTTGTAAATGTAATATACCATGTAGAAAATGCGGTTTTGACCAGATATACCGGAAACTATGACCAATTCCAGCAGATGTACCAGTTAAAGAAAAATCAGATCCAGCAGGCTTACGAGAAACAACAGAAGGAAATTGAAAGGCTTGAGGATTTTATTGCACGTAATAAAGCAAGAGTTGCTACTACCAATATGGCAAAGAGCAGGCAAAAGAAACTGGACAAGATGGATATTATAGAGAAGGCAAGAGAAAAAATTAAGCCTTCCTTTAAGTTTAGAGAAGCTAGGACTCCAGGAAAATATGTTTTTACGGCAGAGAACCTGATTATTGGATATGAAGAGCCACTGACAAAACCTCTGACGCTTTCTTTGGAAAGAGGAAAAAAGGTTGCCATCAAAGGTGTAAATGGGCTCGGAAAATCTACTCTGCTTAAAACAATACTGGGAATTCAAAAGCCTGTTTCGGGAGAAGTAAAGTTGGATCAGTTTGTTTGTCCTGGGTATTTTGAACAGGAATCGGATAGGTATAATTCAAACACTGCTTTGGAAGAAGTATGGAATGAATATCCCGGTATGGGCAATGGTGAGGTGCGTGCAGCGCTTGCTAAATGCGGGCTTACTACCGAACATATTACAAGCCAGATGATGGTGCTAAGTGGTGGGGAAAACGCTAAGGTGAGGTTATGCAAACTGATGCTTAAAGACGTAAATTGGCTGGTCTTAGACGAGCCTACTAACCATCTGGATGTAGATGCAAAAGATGAATTAAAAAGGGCATTGAAGGAATTTAAGGGTACGATTATTCTTGTTAGCCATGAGCCTGAGTTTTATGAGGATTGGGTTACTGAAGTATGGAATGTTGAAAACTGGACTACAAAAGTAGTTTAA
- a CDS encoding glycoside hydrolase family 88 protein — translation MKRKSVQTFLSVCLVVCFMFSIFMQQPIMAQDTDKVTSSKVGDVSGDGNINSIDFALMKQLLLGIIAELPAEDGLKASDLNGDDSFNSVDFAIMRIYLLGMIPDFPVNTGNITPTPVVTSTPTKTAIPGPTITPIKVTTDWSVKVVDSTMKRSSKVSGWGYWNGFYLSMVYRVYKRTNDAKYLNYLKTWADSCIDSSGNIKTTITSLDLIQPGLVLILLYKETGEQKYKTAATKIRKIFDTYPCTADGGFWHMTKGTSANPKLGIGQLWLDGTYMSTPFLVAYGSMFNDSEYCNNEAVNQLLIYASHLRDPNTGLLYHAYDEDGSESWADRTTHHSPDFWGRSIGWYGMALIEVLEVLPADYPKRQELIKILKELIDAFARYQSDSGLWYQVVNKGTQSGNWLETSCSCMYTYTISRAVERGYVDSSYQSYANKGFKGVLTKISMGSDGLTNLTDICVGTDVGDYNYYINRKKSSNDSHGLGAFIVCFEQMYKNQ, via the coding sequence GTGAAAAGGAAATCAGTACAAACCTTTCTTTCAGTGTGTCTTGTTGTTTGTTTTATGTTCTCAATTTTTATGCAGCAACCCATTATGGCGCAGGATACTGACAAAGTGACATCTTCAAAAGTAGGTGATGTAAGTGGGGATGGGAACATAAACAGTATTGACTTTGCTTTGATGAAACAATTGCTTTTGGGTATAATTGCAGAATTACCCGCAGAAGATGGTTTAAAGGCATCTGATTTAAATGGAGATGATTCTTTCAACAGCGTTGATTTTGCCATTATGAGGATATATCTCTTAGGTATGATACCCGATTTTCCAGTAAATACTGGAAACATTACACCAACACCAGTAGTAACAAGTACGCCAACAAAAACAGCAATACCAGGACCAACAATAACACCAATAAAAGTAACAACAGATTGGTCTGTAAAAGTAGTTGACTCTACAATGAAGAGAAGTTCCAAGGTAAGTGGTTGGGGGTATTGGAATGGATTTTACCTCTCTATGGTATATAGGGTTTATAAGAGGACAAATGATGCAAAGTATCTGAACTACCTTAAAACTTGGGCTGATTCATGTATTGACAGTTCGGGTAATATAAAAACAACAATTACGTCATTAGATCTCATACAACCTGGACTTGTACTTATATTACTTTACAAGGAAACAGGAGAACAAAAATATAAAACTGCTGCAACCAAAATAAGAAAAATTTTCGATACCTATCCTTGTACAGCTGATGGAGGTTTTTGGCATATGACCAAAGGAACTTCAGCAAATCCCAAACTAGGTATTGGCCAATTGTGGTTGGATGGTACGTATATGTCTACCCCTTTCCTAGTAGCATACGGATCAATGTTTAATGACAGTGAATATTGTAATAATGAAGCCGTAAATCAATTATTAATATATGCAAGTCACTTAAGAGATCCGAATACTGGATTGCTGTATCATGCATATGATGAAGACGGATCCGAGAGTTGGGCAGATCGGACAACACATCATTCACCTGATTTTTGGGGTAGATCAATCGGGTGGTATGGTATGGCTTTGATAGAGGTTTTGGAAGTACTTCCGGCTGATTACCCAAAAAGGCAGGAACTTATCAAAATTCTTAAGGAATTAATTGATGCTTTTGCACGTTATCAAAGTGACAGCGGCTTGTGGTACCAAGTAGTCAACAAAGGTACACAGTCTGGCAATTGGCTTGAAACCTCATGTTCATGTATGTATACATATACTATATCACGAGCGGTTGAAAGAGGATATGTAGATTCCAGTTACCAATCTTATGCAAATAAAGGTTTTAAGGGTGTATTAACTAAAATTTCAATGGGAAGTGACGGGTTAACTAATTTAACTGATATTTGCGTTGGAACAGACGTAGGTGACTATAATTATTATATAAACAGGAAAAAGTCATCTAATGATTCTCATGGTTTAGGAGCTTTTATAGTTTGTTTTGAGCAGATGTATAAGAATCAATAA
- a CDS encoding helix-turn-helix domain-containing protein, translating to MSILGELFREIRLSKNWSIRQAAKNMGISYSYLSILEKGIDPRTGKDSNPKPEMLKIISKAYNYPYEELMKAAGYLNDDNNYSKKFDPIAFLNNLRLIMGKMSIEEFSSDIHDKTGYQIKSEQIRSYLSGDIQPFPGTLNILSKYAQVSKDFWVNKNTDETFLYEKKNYNETVSKLSQESLSKDYLSFSSLSEELKEFILNKDNNLYLKYAMEAKKKGINPNTLNLLDYFCA from the coding sequence GTGAGTATTTTAGGAGAACTTTTCCGGGAAATAAGATTGAGTAAAAATTGGTCCATTAGGCAAGCTGCAAAAAATATGGGCATAAGCTACTCATACCTAAGCATCCTAGAAAAGGGGATAGATCCAAGGACAGGAAAAGACTCAAATCCTAAGCCTGAAATGTTAAAGATAATATCCAAAGCTTATAACTATCCTTATGAGGAGCTTATGAAGGCTGCAGGATATTTAAATGATGACAATAATTATTCAAAAAAGTTTGATCCTATTGCTTTTTTAAACAATCTTAGACTTATAATGGGCAAAATGAGTATTGAAGAATTCTCTAGTGATATTCATGATAAAACCGGTTATCAAATAAAGTCTGAACAAATTAGAAGTTATTTGAGCGGTGATATTCAACCCTTCCCAGGTACCTTAAATATTTTGAGCAAGTATGCACAAGTAAGTAAAGATTTCTGGGTGAATAAAAATACTGATGAAACTTTTTTGTATGAGAAAAAAAATTATAATGAAACTGTATCAAAGTTATCACAAGAATCCTTAAGTAAGGACTATTTGAGCTTTTCAAGTCTTTCTGAGGAATTAAAAGAATTTATATTAAACAAAGATAACAATCTTTACTTAAAATACGCAATGGAGGCTAAGAAAAAAGGTATTAACCCAAATACTCTTAATCTCCTTGATTATTTCTGTGCATAA
- a CDS encoding cyclic lactone autoinducer peptide codes for MKKFWEAIAVVLTVFAVFSVSTACWFLFYQPKVPKSVTILKK; via the coding sequence ATGAAGAAATTTTGGGAAGCAATTGCAGTTGTCTTAACTGTATTTGCTGTTTTTTCTGTCAGTACAGCATGCTGGTTCTTATTCTATCAACCAAAGGTTCCAAAATCCGTTACCATATTAAAAAAATAA